The following are encoded in a window of Oncorhynchus mykiss isolate Arlee chromosome Y, USDA_OmykA_1.1, whole genome shotgun sequence genomic DNA:
- the ehmt1b gene encoding histone-lysine N-methyltransferase EHMT1 isoform X9, with product MEERMESPGDREEEGDTLRNEEVASRLVSSPGAEAELNGTYEIAEVGNGHQCPTPLVSLGNKSQVVTENGMLETDPPHGSVTGSNGYILSKQQQQEGGSTTGTGLVAAPHRTSWLPSGTTMVGHTTTTFLSSAAGHAHSPGALRTDNHQAGSPSGQGDSDTETKNGTSPSDSPAPSPLSIAIHRARKTMSRPASNQTLKLLNRALTEPNGADEESLNGPEEEKTSTSQNQLPQSQNDLPAAATAKSQTAASASRKKKRKMGTYSLVPKKKTKVLRQLTVVEMFSQLHQSTQSTQPKEVAHVNGERMENESEEEDLEDGEEWEEEEEQGGEEGVPTGQEKSRTSCLALQGEEPDSEESAEEEEEENESDLSSESSVKKRLKKKVKGDSAWLRPSRKRKRKPKPKIEGLPGTGPQPQDQAGLNKEYTEVPLHLLNLKAQEKLLSSLHTGVSGAMGSVEPDMVQELPLCSCRMETPKSREILTLADRKCMATESVDRQLSRCQSAVLKHEMMRPSNSVQLLVLCEDHRAGMVKHQCCPGCGFFCRAGTFMECQPDINISHRFHQACASVLKGQTFCPHCGEEASKAKEVTIAKADTTSTVPATRAAHDPATPRTAEGRADTTTGGPFCLSVGGDLGGQADSSLSIPPEHTLDTSSFPGGSRTGVLPPALGMGISIGVGAAPKETLESILLALDTEKPKKLRFHPKQLFISAKQGEIQKVLLMLVDGVDPNFKMESQSRRTPLHVASEAGHQEICHLLVQSGANLDICDEDQRTPLMEACENNHLEAVCYLLRAGAIASHKDVEGFTCLHLAAKIGHYNIVEHLLSTGLIDINCQDDGGWTAMIWATEYKHLEQVKMLLNKGADINIRDKEENICLHWAAFSGSVEIAELLLESKCDLHAVNIHGDSPLHIAARENRLECVTLFLSRGADVNLKNREGETPPDCCSHSSRVWLTLQTNRRVKEARSSTQGEKVLNRDIARGYEGVPVPCVNSVDSEPCPDNYKYVPDNCVTSPMNIDKNITHLQYCVCKDDCSSSSCMCGQLSLRCWYDKDGRLLPEFCREEPPLIFECNHACSCWRTCKNRVVQNGLRVRLQLFRTSRMGWGVRTLQEIPQGTFVCEYVGEIISDAEADVRENDSYLFNLDSKEGDVYCIDARFYGNISRFINHMCEPNLFPCRVFTAHQDLRFPHIAFFACETIKAGEELGFDYGDHFWDIKGKHFSCECGSPKCKYSAAVIALRQADSSPQEEQHSTLPDTSSYTPS from the exons atggaggagaggatggaatcACCTGGGGAccgagaggaggaaggag ACACATTGAGAAACGAGGAGGTAGCTTCCAGACTGGTATCCTCCCCCGGAGCAGAGGCGGAGCTAAACGGAACCTATGAGATTGCAGAGGTGGGGAACGGACACCAGTGCCCCACCCCCCTGGTCTCCCTGGGCAACAAGTCTCAGGTGGTCACAGAGAATGGGATGTTGGAGACCGACCCACCTCACGGTTCCGTCACTGGGAGTAATGGATACATCCTCagcaagcagcagcagcaggagggggGGTCTACAACGGGGACAGGCTTGGTGGCTGCCCCACACAGGACTAGCTGGTTGCCCTCCGGCACCACAATGGTGggacacaccaccacaaccttcCTGTCCTCCGCAGCAGGGCATGCCCACAGTCCTGGTGCACTAAGAACTGACAACCACCAGGCCGGCTCCCCGTCGGGACAGGGGGACTCAGACACAGAGACTAAAAATGGCACGTCCCCTAGCGACTCCCCCGCCCCCTCTCCGCTGTCCATCGCCATACACCGAGCACGCAAGACCATGTCCAGGCCAGCGTCCAACCAGACACTAAAG CTTCTAAACAGGGCATTAACAGAACCAAACGGTGCAGACGAGGAGAGTCTGAATggaccagaggaggagaagacatcCACCTCCCAGAACCAGCTACCTCAGAGCCAAAACGACTTGCCGGCTGCAGCCACAGCCAAGTCCCAGACAG CAGCATCGGCATCGAGGAAGAAGAAAAGGAAGATGGGAACGTACAGTCTGGTCCCCAAGAAGAAAACCAAAGTGCTGAGGCAGCTGACAGTGGTGGAGATGTTTAGTCAACTTCACCAATCAACTCAAAGCACACAG CCTAAAGAGGTAGCACACGTCAACGGGGAAAGGATGGAGAATGAGTCAGAGGAGGAAGATTTGGAAGATggagaggaatgggaggaggaggaggagcagggtgGAGAGGAAGGTGTCCCCACGGGCCAGGAGAAGAGTCGAACATCATGCCTTGCCCTTCAG GGAGAGGAGCCGGACTCTGAGGAATCAgctgaagaggaagaagaggagaacgAGTCTGACTTG AGCTCGGAATCCAGCGTGAAGAAGAGATTGAAAAAGAAAGTAAAGGGAGACAGCGCCTGGCTCCGGCCATCCAGGAAACGGAAAAGGAAGCCTAAGCCCAAGATTGAGGGACTCCCTG GCACAGGAccccagccccaggaccaggcAGGCCTCAATAAGGAGTACACAGAGGTTCCCCTCCACTTACTCAACCTCAAAGCCCAGGAGAAGCTGCTCTCCTCACTGCACACAG GAGTTTCTGGGGCTATGGGAAGTGTGGAGCCAGATATGGTGCAGGAGCTGCCCCTCTGCAGCTGTCGCATGGAGACGCCCAAGAGTCGGGAGATCCTCACGCTGGCCGACAGGAAGTGCATGGCCACGGAGAGCGTTGACCGACAG CTGAGCCGGTGTCAGAGTGCGGTTCTAAAGCATGAGATGATGCGTCCCTCAAATTCTGTGCAGCTGCTGGTGCTGTGTGAGGACCACCGGGCCGGCATGGTCAAGCACCAGTGCTGCCCCGGCTGTGGCTTCTTCTGCAGAGCC GGTACGTTCATGGAGTGCCAACCGGACATCAACATCTCCCACCGTTTCCACCAGGCCTGTGCCTCAGTACTGAAGGGCCAGACCTTCTGTCCACACTGTGGAGAGGAGGCCAGCAAGGCCAAGGAGGTAACCATCGCCAAGGCCGACACAACCTCCACCGTGCCTGCCACACGTGCTGCACATGACCCTGCCACGCCCAGGACCGCGGAGGGCAGGGCAGACACCACAACTGGAGG tccattctgtctctctgtgggaGGTGATCTGGGTGGCCAAGCAGacagctctctctccatcccacccGAGCACACACTGGACACCTCCTCCTTCCCTGGGGGCTCCAGAACCGGAGTTCTGCCTCCTGCTTTGGGCATGGGGATCAGCATAGGAGTGGGCGCCGCCCCTAAAGAGACCTTAGAGAGCATCCTACTGGCACTGGACACAGAGAA GCCCAAGAAGCTGCGGTTTCACCCCAAGCAGCTGTTTATCTCTGCTAAACAGGGGGAAATACAGAAGGTCTTGCTCATGTTGG TGGATGGGGTAGACCCTAACTTTAAGATGGAGAGCCAGAGCAGACGCACCCCCCTCCATGTAGCATCTGAGGCAGGCCACCAGGAGATCTGTCACCTGCTGGTTCAG tCTGGTGCTAACCTGGACATCTGCGATGAGGACCAGCGCACGCCCCTGATGGAGGCCTGTGAGAACAACCACCTGGAGGCGGTCTGCTACCTACTGAGGGCAGGAGCCATCGCCAGCCACAAG GATGTGGAGGGGTTCACTTGTCTCCACCTAGCTGCTAAGATTGGCCATTATAACATCGTGGAGCATCTCCTCTCCACAGGACTCATAGACATCAACTGTCAG GACGATGGCGGTTGGACGGCTATGATTTGGGCAACAGAGTATAAGCACCTAGAGCAGGTGAAGATGCTGCTCAATAAAGGGGCTGACATCAACATTAGGGACAAG GAGGAGAACATCTGTCTCCACTGGGCGGCCTTCTCTGGCAGTGTGGAGATTGCTGAGCTCCTCCTAGAGTCCAAGTGTGACCTCCATGCTGTCAACATCCACGGAGACTCCCCCCTGCACATCGCTGCACGGGAGAACAGGCTCGAATGTGTCAC GCTCTTTCTGTCTCGCGGGGCTGATGTCAACCTGAAGAACCGTGAGGGGGAGACGCCGCCAGACTGCTGCAGCCACAGTTCCAGGGTGTGGCTCACCCTGCAGACTAACAGGAGGGTGAAGGAGGCCAGGAGCAGCACCCAGGGGGAGAAGGTCCTTAACAG AGACATAGCCCGGGGGTATGAGGGAGTTCCAGTCCCCTGTGTCAACTCAGTGGACAGTGAGCCCTGTCCGGATAACTACAAATATGTCCCAGACAACTGTGTCACCTCCCCCATGAACATAGACAAGAACATCACACACTTACAG tactgtgtgtgtaaAGACGACTGCTCCTCAAGCAGCTGCATGTGTGGCCAGCTTAGCCTGCGCTGTTGGTATGACAAG GATGGTCGTCTGCTCCCGGAGTTCTGTCGTGAGGAACCGCCCCTCATCTTCGAGTGTAACCACGCCTGCTCCTGCTGGAGAACCTGCAAGAACCGCGTGGTGCAGAACGGACTGAG GGTCCGGCTCCAGCTGTTCCGGACCAGTCGTATGGGCTGGGGGGTGCGGACACTGCAGGAAATTCCCCAGGGAACCTTTGTGTGCGA GTATGTGGGGGAGATCATCTCTGACGCAGAGGCAGATGTCAGGGAAAACGACTCCTACCTGTTCAACCTAGACAGCAAG